A stretch of DNA from Pseudomonadales bacterium:
CGTTTCCCGAGCCGTGCCATGGCAGGGGTGGGGGTCATCTACTACGTGCTCAGTGCCACGCGCAGTGAACTGCGCAGACGCGGCTGGTTCGCCGGGCGGTCTGAGCCCAATCTCGCGGACTGGCTCGATCTGGTAGCGGTCGGCACGGTGGCAGACGTGGTGCCCCTTGATTACAACAACCGGGTGCTGGTGGAGCAGGGGCTGCGGCGCATCCGTGCCGGGCGCTGCAGGGTCGGCATCCGTGCACTGGCAGAGGTGGCGGGCCGCGATCCTGCGAAACTGTCTGCCCAGGATCTGGGTTTCGCAATCGGTCCGCGACTGAATGCCGCCGGTCGGCTCGATGACATGAGCATCGGCATCCGCGCACTGCTGAGCACGGACTACAGGCAGGCCCGTGAAGCGGCCACGGTGCTCGATGAACTGAATCAGACCCGGCGCGAACTGGAAGCGCAGATGGTGCGCGATGCGGAGCTGATCGTGGCTACCCATGATGCCGATGTGGGAGATCGCTTCGGTGTCTGTGTCTATGACCCGAGCTGGCACCAGGGCATCGTCGGGATTGTTGCCGGCCGCCTGCGGGAGAAAGTACATCGTCCCGTTATCGCCTTCGCAGATGCCGGGAATATCGCACCCGATGAGCTGAAGGGTTCGGCGCGTTCTGTACCGGATCTTCATGTGCGTGATCTGCTCGATGCCATTGCCACCCGCTATCCCGGCATGCTGCTGCGTTTCGGTGGCCATGCGATGGCGGCCGGGCTGTCCATCAAGCGTGTGCACTACCCGCGTTTTCAGAAGGTATTCGATGAGCATGTGAAGCGGTTTCTACCTGCTTCGGCCCTCTCGCCCGTCATCGTCACCGATGGTTCGCTGGCTGCGGAAGAGACCACGCTGCCGATGGCACGACGGCTCGCCGCAGGTGGTCCCTGGGGTCAGCAGTTCCCGGAGCCGAGTTTTCACGATGATTTTGATCTCGTCAGTCAGCGGGTGGTCGGTGAGCGGCATCTCAAGCTGGTACTGCGCAGGGACGGCAGACTGTTTGATGCGATTGCATTCGGGCAGGCGGCGCTGGATGCCGTGGCGCGAGTGCACGCCGTGTACCGGCTGGCGGAAAACGACTACCGGGACAACTGCACCCTGCAACTCATGGTGGAGCATCTGCAGCCGTTGCCTTAAACTCCCGCGGTTTCGAGGTCCATATGTCCGATTTCAACATTATTCGCGAACACATCAGAGACTTGAGCGAGCGCGACCGCGCGCTCAGGGGGCATCTTTGACCTCGAAGACAAGCAGCTGCGATTTGAAGAGATAGAACTCACCCTCGCCGATCCTGATGTCTGGAACGACCCGGACAACGCCCGTGCCCTGAACAAGGAGCGGGTCGAACTGGCAGAGGTGCTGGGTCTGTTCAAGCGGCTGGCCTCGCAGCTCGGCGATCTCTCCGAGCTCGCAGAACTCGCAGCCGAGGAAGCAGACGATGCCACCCTGGCTGAAGTCGAGAAAGATCTCGGCAGGCTGGAGCAGGATCTGGCAGCACTCGAGTTCCGCCGCATGTTCGAAGGCGAGATGGATCCGGCCAATGCGTTTCTCGAAATACAGGCGGGCTCCGGCGGCACCGAAGCCCAGGACTGGGCGGAGATGCTGCTGCGCATGTATCTGCGCTGGGGTGAGAAGCGGGGTTTCACGACGGAGATCATAGAAGTGTCTCCCGGCGAAGTGGCCGGGGTGAAAGGAGCGACCGTGCAGTTCAATGGCGATCATGCTTTCGGCTGGCTGCGCACCGAGACCGGCGTGCATCGGCTGGTCCGCAAGTCTCCGTTTGATTCCGGCAACCGGCGTCATACCTCCTTTGCGTCTGTCTTTGTTTCGCCCGAAATCGACGACGATATTGAAATCGAGATCAACCCGGCCGATCTGCGCATCGACACCTACCGGGCAAGCGGGGCGGGCGGGCAGCATGTGAACCGCACGGACTCTGCGGTGCGTATCACCCATCTCCCCACCAATACCGTTGTGCAGTGTCAGAGTGAGCGCTCCCAGCATCAGAACAAGGACAAGGCGTTCAAACAGTTGCGTGCCAAGCTCTACGAGCTGGAGATGCTCAAGCGCACCGCCGAGCTGCAGGAGATCGAAGACAACAAGGCCGACATCGGCTGGGGCAGTCAGATCCGCAGCTACGTGCTGGATCAGTCCCGGGTGAAAGACCTGCGCACCATGGTTGAGCGCAGTGATCCGGATACGGTGCTGGACGGGGATCTGGACGAATTCATCGAAGCGAGCCTGAAAGCCGGACTCTAGTCCTGCTGCACGGCCACACACCACAGGCTCTTTGCATGACTGAAGAAAACAACCTCATTGCCAATCGCCGGGAAAAACTCATCCGCTGGCGTGACCTGGGCCGGCCCTATCCCAATGACTTCCGGCGAGAAGCGCTGGCCCGGGATCTGCTCGAGGCATTTGAGGGAAAAGACAAGGCGGCTTTAGAGACGAACGTCTCCCGTACCGCCGTGTGCGGTCGAGTGATGCTGCGCCGGGTCATGGGCAAGGCGAGCTTCATCACCCTGCAGGATGTCAGCGGTCGGATCCAGTGCTACATCCGTCAGCAGGATGTCGGGGAGACAGCCTACGAGCAGTTCAACGAACTCTGGGACATCGGCGACATCGTGGGTGTGCGTGGCACGCTGATGCGCACCAACAAAGGCGAACTGACCGTGGCCGCCGATCATATCGAACTGCTGAACAAGACGCTGCGTCCGCTGCCAGAGAAATTTCACGGTCTCACGGATCAGGAGATCAAGTACCGGCAGCGTTATCTCGATCTGATGATGAACGCGGAATCCCGCCGGGTTTTTGAGATCCGCTCGCGCACGATCGGTGCGGTTCGGGAGTTTTTCACAGCGCGCGCCTTCATGGAAGTGGAGACGCCGATGATGCATGCGATTCCCGGTGGTGCAGCCGCGCGCCCGTTTGTCACCCACCACAACACCCTCGATCTGGAATTGTACCTGCGCGTGGCGCCTGAGCTGTTTCTCAAGCGGCTGGTGGTCGGCGGCTTCGAACAGGTATTCGAGATCAACCGCAATTTCCGCAATGAAGGATTATCCACCCGCCACAATCCCGAGTTCACCATGCTCGAGTTCTACTGGGCCTATCACGACTACCGGGATCTGATCGCGCTGACCCAGGAGCTTCTGAGTGAAGTCGCTGTTGCCGTGACCGGCAGCACTCAGGTCAGCTATCAGGACAGGGTCATCGATTTCGGTCAACCGGCGCGCTGTCTCACCATGAGTGAAGCGGTTGTGGAGTACACGGATCTCAGCGCCGCGGATGTGCAGGATCCGCAAGCACTCAGGCGCGCGCTGACCGCTTCGGGCGTGGCGGTGGACGACTCCTGGGGTCCCGGAAGACTGCTCGTCGAGGTCTTCGATGCCCGGGTTGAAGACAAGCTGGAGCAGCCGACCTTCATCACCGCCTACCCCGCTGAAGTGTCACCGCTGTCGCGGCGCAACGACGATGCCCCGGAGTTCACCGATCGCTTCGAGCTGTTTATCTGCGGCCGGGAAATCGCCAATGGCTTTTCGGAATTGAACGACCCGGAAGATCAGGCCGAACGTTTTCGCGCTCAGCTCGAAGCGAAGGATCGGGGCGATCTCGAGGCCATGGGTTTCGACGAAGACTACATCACAGCGCTGGAGTACGGCCTGCCACCGACGGCGGGTGAGGGCATCGGGATCGACCGACTGGTGATGCTGCTGGCGGATGTCAGCTCCATCCGCGACGTGCTGCTGTTCCCACTGATGAGGCCAAGGCATGGCTGAGGAAAGAATCCGGCTCGAGCGCTCCTGGAAAGAGGCGCTTCGGCCGGAATTCGAACAGCCCTACATGCAGGAACTGCGACGTTTCCTTCGTGCCGAGAAACAGGCCGGTAAGGTTGTCTACCCTCCCGGAGAGAGGATATTTGCCGCCCTGGACATCACCCCGTTGCCCGCAGTCAAAGTCGTCATCATCGGCCAGGACCCCTACCACGGCCCGGGTCAGGCCCACGGGCTTTGTTTTTCGGTGCTGCCCGGCGTGCCCAATCCGCCCTCGCTGGTGAACGTGTTCAAGGAGATCAACAGTGAATTTGCCGATGGCGGCAGGCGTCTCGATGGCAGCCACGGCTGCCTCGAACCCTGGGCGCGCCAGGGGGTGCTGCTGCTCAATGCGGTACTCACGGTGGAGCGTGGTCAGGCGGCCTCGCACCAAGGGAAGGGCTGGGAGACCTTCACCGATGCGGTAGTGCAGGTACTCAACGAGCGCCGCGACCATCTGGTCTTCCTGCTCTGGGGCAGCTACGCACAGCGCAAAGGCGCGAAACTCGATCGCAGCCGACACTGTGTGCTCAGTGCCCCTCATCCCTCACCCCTGTCGGCACACCGGGGCTTCTTCGGCTGCAATCACTTCCGTAAGGCCAACGACTATCTTGAGTCCCAGGGTGTGCGTCCCATCGACTGGTTCGACGTCGCCTGAATCGTTTGCCCGCTCATCCAGTCACAGAACTTGTTAAATTCAACTACCCGGAAGGAGACAGAGCCATGATCACCTCACCAACCAGCAAACTGCGCGTCGACCAGCAGGGCAACAGTGCGCTCATCACCATCGACAATCCCGCGGCGAATACCTGGGATCAGGACAGTCTGGGAGGACTCGAGGCCATCGTCGGTCAGTGTGAAGCCGCCGATGACGTTTATGCCATCGTGATAACCGGAGCGGGGGAGAAGTTCTTTTCCGCCGGCGCTGACCTGAAGCTGTTCGCGGCGGGTGACAAAGCGGTGGCCGCGGATATGTCCGCCAGCTTCGGGAGGGCGTTCGAAACCCTGTCAGGTTTCCGGGGTGTGAGCATTGCGGCCATCAATGGCTTTGCCATGGGCGGAGGCCTTGAGTGTGCGCTGGCTTGTGATATCCGGATTGCTGAATCCCAGGCCCAGATGGCATTGCCTGAAGCGACGGTTGGCCTGCTGCCGTGCGGCGGGGGTACCCAGAATCTGGCCTGGCTGGTGGGTGAGGGCTGGGCGAAGCGGATGATTCTCTGTGGCGAGCGGGTCGATGCCGAGACGGCATTGCGGATCGGACTCGTCGAAGAGGTCGTGGGACCGAAAGCGGCCCTGGCACGCGCGCTGGAACTCGCGGCTGCAGTGGGTCGACAGAGCCCGCCGGCTGTCGCCGCCTGCAAGCGGCTGATTCAGGAAGCCCGTCATGGCCACATCGAGAACGCGTATAGTGTGGAACGCGCGGCCTTTGTCGATCTGTTTGACACCCGGGATCAGAAGGAGGGGGTCAACGCCTTTCTTGAAAAGCGCAAACCGGTGTGGGTAAACGGCTGACCGGGTGAGGGTTGCCTGTCGCCTGGCGCCAACGGAAAATCGGCGACAGGACGCTGGCAGGAAAAGACCTCGACAGAAGGGGAGGCTGATGACCAGATTGCTCAATTCTGAAAGTGCTGCGGTGGTGCTCAGCGAGCACCTGCTGGCGAAAGGCTTTGTGCTGGCAGAGGCCAGGCTCAATTCGGAAGCTACGCTCAATGCGCTGAGTCTGGACATGATCGACATTCTCGATCCGGCGCTGCGGCGGTGGAAGCAGAACGAGCGTGTGGTCGCCGTGCTCCTGACGTCCAGCGGCAACCGGGCGTTCAGCGCGGGTGGCGACATCCAGGCGCTGTACCGGGCCATGATGCGCAATCATCAGGCGGGAGAACGGGTAGACGAATACCCCTATGAGTTCTTCGAGCGCGAATACCGCCTCGACTACCTGCTGCACAGATATACCAAGCCGGTGATCGCCCTGGGACACGGGGTGATCATGGGCGGAGGACTGGGCATCTTCAGTGCCGCCCGCTTCCGGATCGTCAGTGAACGGGTTCGGATCGCCCTGCCGGAAGTGACTATCGGCCTGTTTCCTGATGCGGGCGGCACCTGGCTGCTGCGTGGGATGGAACCGCACATCGGGCGCTTTGTCGGCATGACCGGCAGTCATCTCAATGGGGCAGATGCCCTCGACATCGGTCTGGGCACTCACAACCTCAGCACCGGCCAGTTCGCTTCGCTGAGCGGGAAGCTCGCGAGCCTCGCCTGGTGCGGAGAACCGGATGCAGATGGCGCTCTCATCGATGCCTGTCTGCGGCAACTGCCGGCCGCGACCCTGCCTGCGAGCCAGCTGCCGCTGATTCCGGAGTCAGTCGGCGCAGCGCAGGAACTGGGTGGCGTTGTGGCAAGCCTGCGGGCGCTTGCCGGGCGTGACCCCTGGCTGGACCGGGGTCTTGCCAATCTCAACGGCGGCTGCCCGACCACTGTGGGTATCGTCTTCGAGCAGCTCAGACGGGCACCTGCACTGGAACTCGCCGACTGTTTTCGCCTGGAGATGACCGTCGCTACCCATTGCGCCGATAACCATGACTTCGCGGAAGGGGTGCGCGCGCTGCTGATCGACAAGGACAACAATCCGGTCTGGCAGTTCGGTGACCTGGAATCGCTGCCGGATGCGTACGTGCAGAGTCATTTCGCCGAACCCTGGGCCCGTAATCCACTTCACGATCTGGAGCGCACGTCATGACACGTATCGGTTTCATCGGCCTGGGAAACATGGGAGGGCCCATGGCCCGCAATCTGGTGGCGGCAGGTGCCGGCTTCGATGTTCAGGTCTTCGATGTGGTTGCGGCTTCCGTGGCTGCGGTACCCGGTGCCCGTGCCTGCGCTTCCGCAGTGGCAGCGGCTCGGGATGTGGATGTATTCATCAGCATGCTGCCGGCAGGCCGCCATGTGGCGGACGTCTACCTCGGGGAGACGGGTGTGATTGCTGCCTGCGCACCGGATACCCTGCTCATCGATTGCAGCACCATTGATCCGGCCACCGCGCGGCACGTGGCAGAGGCAGCCGCGCAGCATGGCCTCAGCATGCTGGACGCCCCCGTATCAGGTGGTACCGCCGGTGCCGAGGCCGGCACACTGACGTTCATGGTTGGGGGTGCGGCGGCCGCACTCGAGCGCGCACGACCCCTGCTCGACATCATGGGCGGAAAAGTTTTCCATGCGGGTGACAGTGGCGCAGGCCAGACGACGAAGGTCTGCAACAATATGCTGCTCGCCATCCAGATGGCGGGTACGGCTGAAGCACTTGCGCTGGGTGTGGCCAACGGCCTCGATCCGGCAGTGCTCTCGGAAGTGATGAAGCAGTCGTCCGGGGGTAACTGGTCGCTCAACGTCTACAACCCCTATCCCGACGTGATGCCGGGCACGCCGGCCTCGCGCGGTTACCAGGGTGGTTTTCTCGTCGATCTGATGATGAAAGATCTCGGCCTGGCGATGGAGACGGCGGATGCATCGGCAAGCTCAGTGCCGCTCGGTGCGCTGGCACGTAACCTCTATCGGCTCCACCAGCGCCAGAATGATGCGGGCCGGCTGGACTTTTCGAGCATTCAGTGGCTTTACGCGCCGGAGCTCAAATCCTGAGTCGGCGTAACATCAGGAAATCGAGGAGCGAGCCTCGTCGATGTCGGCGCTGAGCTCAGCGAGCTCACCGGTTTCCACATCCGGATCCAGGCCGATGTTGGTGAAGGCCTGAATGCTGTGCCAGTCGATCTTGGTGTAGGGGTGGCTGGTGCCGGAGTGCAGCTGCAGATTGGCCACCATCACGATGTCCGTGTAGTCGACCCTGGCTGCCTTGCGCTCGAAATTCGTGTAGTGGGCGGGCACCATGGCGACCTCTTCAGGGAACTCCCAGCGCTGCAGGATCATGGTACCGAGGCTGCCGTGGATCGAGTCAATGACCCGATCCAGGGTCAGACTGTCCTGCAGAAACTGGGGGTGTTCTTCGGCCCAGGCCAGAATCGGTAATACCCCGATCATATGGGTAAGCCCGGCAAGCGTGGCCTGGTCGGGACGCAGACGGGTATAAGCCTTGGCGAGCACACCGGAGACCGCGGCCACCTCGGTTGCCCGGCTCCAGACGCTGCGCATCTTGCGATCGATCACATCCGAGGTTGCCTGAAACATCTGCTGCATGGCGAAGCCGGTCGCCAGATTCGCCGCGTACTCCACACCGAGTCTGGAAAGCGCCATGTTGAGGTCTTCGATGGTCCGGGTGGCGCGGAACAGGGGCGAGTTGGCCACGCGGATCATGCGCACGGCCAGACCGGGATCGGCTCCGATCACAACAGCCAGGGATTGGGCGGAAACATTCCTGCTTTCGGCTTCTTCCCGGATGCGCAGGGCGACTTCCGGAAGACTGGGCAGTTCGAGCTCGTCGTTGTCGACGGCACTGGCGACTTCCTGCTGAATCTGTGTCGCGAGATTCGACATGTTGCGAGCATCCATTGAACGGTTACCCGCTGAGTATAGTAGAGGCTCAGGGAATCGGGCTGAGACCTGTGTCCTGCTCCTGGAACGGCGGGGTGGCTTTTTCCTGCAGTACCGCCAGACACAGTCGTGGGCCCTGCGGGTCTGCGGTTGTCTGAATCAAAGTGCCGACCTCGCGCCCCTGCTGGTCGCGGACATCCCCACCGGGCTCCGGTGCACGGGTACCCGACCAGTGGAGCGCAGCCAGGGCGCGCTTCACCCGGCCTAGATGCTGCGCCCGGGCGACCACTTCCTGTCCCAGGTAACAGCCTTTTTCGAAGTCCACGCCACCCAGTTCCGTGATGCCGAGCATCTGGGGCAGAAAACGCCCGCCGATTGCCCCGGTGAACCAGGGGATGCGCGCTTCTATGAGGGCGCACATCCAGTCCTCTTCGCTCACTCTGTGACCGGAGCCGGCGAGCTGCAGCAGGATCTCTTCGGTTTCGACCAGTGTGATACCCGCCGCTGCGCCCGGCCTGCCGATCTGTGCGGGCCCGGGGATGCCGGTGCCGAGCATGCCCATCACCAGGACCTCGGAAGGAAATCTGTCCACACGGGTTTTCGAAAAGGCCAGATAGGGACGCAGGAAGGTTCGCAGGGTATCGACCAGGCATGCGTGTACCAGCCACAGGATCTGCTCTTCAGCGCGTCGCCGCGCCCAGCCGAAGGCAACCACCCGGCCCTGCAGATTGCACAACGCGGCCGGTTGCCAGTGGTCGGCGCGCAGGGTCTCCACGTCGCAGGTGATGTATCCCTGCAGGAACCTGTTCACATCGACTCCTTCGAACAGCAGGGGTGCCATGGACTGCAATTCAAGCAGTCCGGGACCTTGGTCCGCAGCATTCGAAGTCGATGTCTGCCAGAGATCGGAGAGCACGCCGGATACCAGATTGCGTCTTAGCGGTGCATCTTACCCCCAATCGAATTACAGTCGAGGCATGGCAGACGAACCAACTCCTGATTCCCTGGAGGCGCGCCGCAATCGCCTGCGCTGGCGCAGTCGTCGCGGCATGCTGGAACTGGAGCTGCTGCTGCAGCCCTTCGTATCCAGCAGACTGGCAGTGGTCGATGGGCGTCTGCTGGAAGCGTTTGAAAGGCTGCTGGACTGTGAAGACTGGGACATCTTCAACTGGCTGCAGGAACGTGAAACAGCGCCGAACGAGTTCTCTCATCTTCTGGCCGAAGTGCGGCAGGCTCAGGCACGGAGCGATCAGCCCGCCGCCTGAATCAGTCCCCATCGCAACAGCCAGGGCCCCACCGCCGCTGATCTGCTACCCGCGCAGCGGACGCCTGCGTACCGGCCTGTTCCTGATGAGCGCGTGTGTGGCGCTGTATGGCGGCTGGCACTGGTTCGGCAGCAGCGGGGTCGGACTGGTGGTTCTGTGGCTTCAGGTGCGCCTGGAGGACGCTCTGGCTGCCGCTGAAGCCTGCGGCGGGGGCGGAGTCAGCCTGTACCTGGATCAGGTGGCGTGGGTACGCGTCGACCCCTGGCGTGTGACCGTGGCTTTCTCGAAGACCCGTGCGGGAATGAGTGCGTGCATTAGCGGTGCGGGTCACCATCCGATACAGACACCCCGGCAGAGATGCCGGCGGCTGGAGTTCTTCTGTGATGAATTCGATGCCACATCCTGGGCACAGCTGCGGCGTGCACTGCTGAAGAGCGCGGCGCCGAAGCGCGGCGCCGAAGCGAAGCGCTGAGGTGAAAGGGGGTTGCGGGCTCTCTCGGCGGTAGCTGACAGTCAGCCTGCCAGTGGTTGCAGCACGTCGAGGCGATCGGTGTAACCTGGAAAAATAATGGTATCTGCCGTGCGGAGCTGGCTCTCCGGGTGGTCGAGATTGAAATGCAGTCCGCGACTCTCCTGGCGTGACAGCGCTGAGCGCACGATCAGTTCCGCCACGTGAATGAGATTGCGCAGTTCGATCAGATCGTTACTGACCCGATAGTGACTGTAATATTCGTGGACCTCTGCCTTGAGGAGATCGATGCGCCGCTGGGCGCGCTGCAGGCGTTTGTCTGTGCGCACGATGCCCACGTAGTCCCACATGAATCGGCGCAGCTCTTCCCAGTTGTGGGCGATGATCACGTCTTCGTCAGAGTCGGTGACCTGGCTTTCGTCCCACTGGGGTACTGCCGCTTCCTGTAGCGGCTCATCGAGGTGTTCGAGGATGTGGTGTGCGGCTGCCTCACCGTAGACCAGACACTCGAGCAGCGAATTGCTGGCGAGCCGATTTGCTCCGTGCAGGCCGGTGCAGCTCGCCTCTCCGATGGCATAGAGGCCGGGTACGTCGGTTGCACCGGACTGGTCCACCAGTACGCCACCGCAGGTGTAGTGCGCCGCCGGTACCACCGGAATGGGCTCCCGGGTGATGTCGATGCCGAGTTCGAGGCAGCGCTGGGTGATGGTGGGAAAGTGCGCGCGTATGAACTCTGCCGGCCGGTGGGAGATGTCCAGGTGCACACAATCCAGTCCGAGGCGCTTCATCTCGTGATCGATTGCCCGGGCCACGATGTCCCGGGGTGCGAGTTCCATGCGCCGATCGAAGCGCCGCATGAAGCGCTCACCGTCGGGCAGACGCAACACGCCGCCTTCCCCGCGTACCGCCTCCGAAATCAGGAAGGATTTCGCGTGGGGGTGGAACAGGCAGGTGGGATGAAACTGATTGAACTCCATGTTGGCGATGCGGCATCCCGCGCGCCAGGCCATGGCGATTCCGTCGCCGGTGGAGCTGTCCGGGTTACTGGTGTACAGATAAACCTTGCTGGCTCCGCCCGTCGCCAGCACGACGCTGCGCGACTGGAATACCTCTACATGGTCGGTGCTGCGGTTGAGCACGTAGGCGCCCGCACAGCGGTTGGGGTGGCGACCGAACTTGTTGAGATTGATGAGGTCGATGGCGACCCGATCGGTGAGCAGGTCGATGTTGGGATGATCCAGAGCCCGCCGGGTTAGTGTTTCCGTGAGCGCCCGGCCGGTTGCATCGGCCACATGCAGGATGCGCCGGAAGGAGTGTCCGCCCTCCCGGGTCAGATGATAGTGATTCTCCTCGGAATCGAACTGCACTCCCCATTCGGCGAGTTGTGCGATGGTAGCCGGTGCCCGCTCGACGATCATGGCGACCACCGCCTCATCGCAGAGGCCGGCCCCGGCGGTCAGGGTATCTTCGAGGTGCGACGCCACGCTGTCCGCAGGATCCATGACCGCCGCGATCCCGCCCTGGGCCCAGTGCGAGGAAGCATTGTCGAAGGGCCCCTTGCAGAGCACGGTGACCCGGGCCCGGTCGGCGAGATGCAGCGCTGCGCTGAGACCGGCGGCACCGGCGCCGATGACGAGAACGTCGGTTGAGAATCTCTGAGTCATGCGCCTTTACGGATCTCCTGGTGGCCGGCTCCCTAGTATAAACAGGCGTCAGTCGGCAGAATAAGCGCCCACTCGCAACCACAGGACCCGGAATAACGGGGTCCAGACGAAGAGGCGTGGCAAAAGACACTGACAAAGAGCTTGTCCGAAGAGTTCAGAAAGGCGACAAACAAGCCTTCGACCTTCTGTTCAGCCGTTATCAGCACAAGATCCTGAATCTGGTCTCGCGCTATCTGAGAGACCCGGAAGACGTGGAAGACGTGGCCCAGGAGGCATTCATCAAGGCGTTCCGCGCGTTGCCGCGATTTCGCGGGGAAAGTTCGTTCTACACCTGGATTTACCGGATTGCGATCAACACCGCGAAAAATCACATCGTAGCGCGAAGCCGGCGCCCCCCCGGTGTGGACGTGGATATCGATGATGCGCAACACATGGATGGCGCTG
This window harbors:
- the recJ gene encoding single-stranded-DNA-specific exonuclease RecJ codes for the protein MEISERPVPAGSLAGAGDLPPLLERIYLSRGIERAAQLQLGLEALTPPDTLPDIDRAAARLADAIERSEHILIVGDFDADGATSVALGVSLLEALGAARVSFLVPNRFEFGYGLSPEIVAIAQAQTPDVIVTVDNGVSSVAGVALAQSAGIDVIVTDHHLAGSELPAAHALVNPNLPDSRFPSRAMAGVGVIYYVLSATRSELRRRGWFAGRSEPNLADWLDLVAVGTVADVVPLDYNNRVLVEQGLRRIRAGRCRVGIRALAEVAGRDPAKLSAQDLGFAIGPRLNAAGRLDDMSIGIRALLSTDYRQAREAATVLDELNQTRRELEAQMVRDAELIVATHDADVGDRFGVCVYDPSWHQGIVGIVAGRLREKVHRPVIAFADAGNIAPDELKGSARSVPDLHVRDLLDAIATRYPGMLLRFGGHAMAAGLSIKRVHYPRFQKVFDEHVKRFLPASALSPVIVTDGSLAAEETTLPMARRLAAGGPWGQQFPEPSFHDDFDLVSQRVVGERHLKLVLRRDGRLFDAIAFGQAALDAVARVHAVYRLAENDYRDNCTLQLMVEHLQPLP
- the prfB gene encoding peptide chain release factor 2 (programmed frameshift) — its product is MSDFNIIREHIRDLSERDRALRGIFDLEDKQLRFEEIELTLADPDVWNDPDNARALNKERVELAEVLGLFKRLASQLGDLSELAELAAEEADDATLAEVEKDLGRLEQDLAALEFRRMFEGEMDPANAFLEIQAGSGGTEAQDWAEMLLRMYLRWGEKRGFTTEIIEVSPGEVAGVKGATVQFNGDHAFGWLRTETGVHRLVRKSPFDSGNRRHTSFASVFVSPEIDDDIEIEINPADLRIDTYRASGAGGQHVNRTDSAVRITHLPTNTVVQCQSERSQHQNKDKAFKQLRAKLYELEMLKRTAELQEIEDNKADIGWGSQIRSYVLDQSRVKDLRTMVERSDPDTVLDGDLDEFIEASLKAGL
- the lysS gene encoding lysine--tRNA ligase, coding for MTEENNLIANRREKLIRWRDLGRPYPNDFRREALARDLLEAFEGKDKAALETNVSRTAVCGRVMLRRVMGKASFITLQDVSGRIQCYIRQQDVGETAYEQFNELWDIGDIVGVRGTLMRTNKGELTVAADHIELLNKTLRPLPEKFHGLTDQEIKYRQRYLDLMMNAESRRVFEIRSRTIGAVREFFTARAFMEVETPMMHAIPGGAAARPFVTHHNTLDLELYLRVAPELFLKRLVVGGFEQVFEINRNFRNEGLSTRHNPEFTMLEFYWAYHDYRDLIALTQELLSEVAVAVTGSTQVSYQDRVIDFGQPARCLTMSEAVVEYTDLSAADVQDPQALRRALTASGVAVDDSWGPGRLLVEVFDARVEDKLEQPTFITAYPAEVSPLSRRNDDAPEFTDRFELFICGREIANGFSELNDPEDQAERFRAQLEAKDRGDLEAMGFDEDYITALEYGLPPTAGEGIGIDRLVMLLADVSSIRDVLLFPLMRPRHG
- the ung gene encoding uracil-DNA glycosylase, which codes for MAEERIRLERSWKEALRPEFEQPYMQELRRFLRAEKQAGKVVYPPGERIFAALDITPLPAVKVVIIGQDPYHGPGQAHGLCFSVLPGVPNPPSLVNVFKEINSEFADGGRRLDGSHGCLEPWARQGVLLLNAVLTVERGQAASHQGKGWETFTDAVVQVLNERRDHLVFLLWGSYAQRKGAKLDRSRHCVLSAPHPSPLSAHRGFFGCNHFRKANDYLESQGVRPIDWFDVA
- a CDS encoding enoyl-CoA hydratase, which produces MITSPTSKLRVDQQGNSALITIDNPAANTWDQDSLGGLEAIVGQCEAADDVYAIVITGAGEKFFSAGADLKLFAAGDKAVAADMSASFGRAFETLSGFRGVSIAAINGFAMGGGLECALACDIRIAESQAQMALPEATVGLLPCGGGTQNLAWLVGEGWAKRMILCGERVDAETALRIGLVEEVVGPKAALARALELAAAVGRQSPPAVAACKRLIQEARHGHIENAYSVERAAFVDLFDTRDQKEGVNAFLEKRKPVWVNG
- a CDS encoding enoyl-CoA hydratase/isomerase family protein, with amino-acid sequence MTRLLNSESAAVVLSEHLLAKGFVLAEARLNSEATLNALSLDMIDILDPALRRWKQNERVVAVLLTSSGNRAFSAGGDIQALYRAMMRNHQAGERVDEYPYEFFEREYRLDYLLHRYTKPVIALGHGVIMGGGLGIFSAARFRIVSERVRIALPEVTIGLFPDAGGTWLLRGMEPHIGRFVGMTGSHLNGADALDIGLGTHNLSTGQFASLSGKLASLAWCGEPDADGALIDACLRQLPAATLPASQLPLIPESVGAAQELGGVVASLRALAGRDPWLDRGLANLNGGCPTTVGIVFEQLRRAPALELADCFRLEMTVATHCADNHDFAEGVRALLIDKDNNPVWQFGDLESLPDAYVQSHFAEPWARNPLHDLERTS
- the mmsB gene encoding 3-hydroxyisobutyrate dehydrogenase, coding for MTRIGFIGLGNMGGPMARNLVAAGAGFDVQVFDVVAASVAAVPGARACASAVAAARDVDVFISMLPAGRHVADVYLGETGVIAACAPDTLLIDCSTIDPATARHVAEAAAQHGLSMLDAPVSGGTAGAEAGTLTFMVGGAAAALERARPLLDIMGGKVFHAGDSGAGQTTKVCNNMLLAIQMAGTAEALALGVANGLDPAVLSEVMKQSSGGNWSLNVYNPYPDVMPGTPASRGYQGGFLVDLMMKDLGLAMETADASASSVPLGALARNLYRLHQRQNDAGRLDFSSIQWLYAPELKS
- a CDS encoding HDOD domain-containing protein, with the translated sequence MSNLATQIQQEVASAVDNDELELPSLPEVALRIREEAESRNVSAQSLAVVIGADPGLAVRMIRVANSPLFRATRTIEDLNMALSRLGVEYAANLATGFAMQQMFQATSDVIDRKMRSVWSRATEVAAVSGVLAKAYTRLRPDQATLAGLTHMIGVLPILAWAEEHPQFLQDSLTLDRVIDSIHGSLGTMILQRWEFPEEVAMVPAHYTNFERKAARVDYTDIVMVANLQLHSGTSHPYTKIDWHSIQAFTNIGLDPDVETGELAELSADIDEARSSIS
- a CDS encoding succinate dehydrogenase assembly factor 2; translated protein: MADEPTPDSLEARRNRLRWRSRRGMLELELLLQPFVSSRLAVVDGRLLEAFERLLDCEDWDIFNWLQERETAPNEFSHLLAEVRQAQARSDQPAA